Proteins from a single region of Butyrivibrio fibrisolvens:
- the brxC gene encoding BREX system P-loop protein BrxC — protein MQIKDMFAKSIDRDIQGVVMVGQGESSDPAQELEEYVVTRELQKHFAAFFEAYKKGIIGNTVEIGVWISGFFGSGKSHFLKILSYILANKEIGGKKAVDYFIDDNKITDAMVLADMRLASETPTDVILFDIDAKSDSNSKQNKDAIVNVFLKVFNEMQGFCGSLPHLADLESQLTEKGKYEDFKAAFEDEYGSAWVDSRHKFDFIQDDVVEALVSVDFMSEAAARNWCEKATEPYRISIEEFAQRVHEYIEKKGNNHHVVFMVDEVGQYLGDDSGLMLNLQTLRHELSQTCYGKAWVVVTSQQDVDSIMKVKGNDFSKIQGRFATRLALSSANVDEVIKKRILAKNETGAQTLRLLYEQKATIIKNLIVFNDGVEKKLYADENDFSLVYPFVPYQFNILASVLTSIRIHGASGKHLSEGERSMLALFKESAMKIMDESEGAIVPFHRFYDALENFLDHSHRSVIIRAFDNSKINPDNKADDVFAINVLKTLFMIKYILEIEANVENITSLMIDNIDNDRIELKERVEEALKVLQQQMLVQKNGSLYVFLTDEEQEINREIESQNVEMAEVINKVSEMIFEDILSDKRYRYPAFNGRYSFSFNQTVDDRPYKSNQKFDIGLRVLTPWYDGGNDDATLRMMSGQSQEVVVLLPNDAAFLEELMTYLKIEKFLRLNTSSQLTKYENIKEAKRVEMRERNSNAKLYLTEALKDATIYVNGDVANLSSKEVTQRINEAIGRLVQTVYHKLSYIDTAFDETNIRKMFAATNQLKLDLSSEGEANQHALADMLSFISGNTQIHIKTSMKTIKDKFMSKPYGFVEDDVHWLVARLYKRGDLTFTVNGAIVTTVNKSADEIVDFIVKKQYVDKLLMEVRVRVPEKHKKAVQKVINEVFGSSLATEDEDSGMRIFQKYSQNRIAEMNTLLVNYNQYAYPGKKIIESGKKLMQAVVQITEPQEFYEYVSKHQDDFLDYAEDFESVKTFFVGEQQQIFMRALDMLEIYDDSKTYIVDAALEDIVAQMRAIVQMDSPYREIPKLPDLRNKFMNAYTKVLEDAAVPVKQSIEDDRDRVVEVVDTKEYKDEKKPGYIKLFVEIWNGADTCNNVSRLRAYADEAGALKIRLLDEMSALDAKLAAEKAAKTAQQQNEAGSDVPPVDVVIDVPVKKTKNVSIKNVAKTSSWRIEKAEDVDKYIEQLKKSLLDELSENDIVNVEF, from the coding sequence ATGCAGATTAAAGATATGTTTGCTAAGAGTATTGATAGAGATATTCAAGGCGTTGTAATGGTAGGTCAGGGTGAATCAAGTGATCCAGCCCAGGAATTAGAAGAGTATGTTGTAACAAGAGAATTGCAGAAACACTTTGCAGCTTTTTTTGAAGCATACAAAAAAGGAATTATCGGTAACACTGTAGAAATAGGTGTATGGATTTCAGGTTTCTTTGGAAGCGGTAAATCACATTTTTTGAAGATACTTTCATATATATTGGCTAATAAAGAAATAGGTGGCAAAAAGGCTGTAGATTATTTTATCGACGATAATAAGATCACAGATGCAATGGTTCTTGCTGATATGCGTCTTGCAAGCGAAACACCAACTGATGTTATCTTGTTTGATATTGATGCAAAGAGTGATAGCAATAGTAAGCAGAATAAGGATGCAATCGTTAACGTATTTCTTAAAGTCTTTAATGAGATGCAAGGTTTTTGCGGAAGTTTACCACATCTGGCAGATTTAGAGAGTCAGCTTACAGAGAAAGGTAAATATGAGGATTTTAAGGCGGCTTTTGAAGACGAATATGGTTCTGCGTGGGTTGATTCTCGTCATAAATTTGACTTTATTCAAGATGATGTCGTAGAGGCACTCGTAAGTGTGGATTTTATGAGCGAAGCAGCGGCTCGTAATTGGTGTGAGAAGGCAACTGAACCATATAGAATTAGTATTGAGGAATTTGCCCAAAGGGTTCATGAATATATAGAGAAAAAAGGCAATAATCATCACGTTGTTTTTATGGTTGATGAGGTCGGACAGTATTTAGGTGATGATTCAGGTCTGATGCTTAATTTGCAAACATTAAGACATGAGCTGAGTCAGACTTGTTATGGTAAAGCGTGGGTGGTAGTTACTAGCCAGCAGGATGTTGATTCCATTATGAAAGTCAAGGGTAATGATTTTTCTAAAATTCAGGGACGTTTTGCTACTAGACTTGCGCTATCTTCTGCAAATGTAGATGAAGTTATTAAGAAGAGAATTCTTGCTAAGAATGAGACTGGCGCACAAACGCTTAGACTTTTGTATGAGCAGAAGGCGACTATAATAAAAAATCTTATTGTATTTAATGATGGCGTAGAGAAAAAACTATATGCTGATGAAAATGACTTTTCATTGGTATATCCATTTGTACCATACCAATTTAACATTTTGGCTAGTGTACTTACGTCTATTAGAATTCATGGAGCGTCTGGTAAGCACTTGTCCGAAGGTGAACGATCAATGCTGGCACTATTCAAAGAGTCTGCAATGAAAATCATGGACGAATCAGAAGGTGCTATTGTACCATTCCATAGATTCTATGATGCTCTTGAAAACTTCTTGGATCATAGCCATAGAAGCGTAATTATTAGAGCTTTTGATAACAGTAAGATTAATCCTGATAACAAGGCGGATGATGTATTTGCAATCAATGTACTTAAGACTTTATTTATGATTAAGTACATCCTTGAGATTGAGGCCAATGTTGAGAATATCACCAGTCTTATGATTGATAATATCGATAACGACCGTATTGAGCTTAAGGAACGTGTTGAAGAAGCGTTAAAGGTTCTTCAGCAGCAAATGCTTGTACAGAAGAATGGCAGCCTTTATGTATTCCTTACTGATGAAGAGCAGGAAATCAATCGCGAAATTGAAAGTCAGAACGTAGAGATGGCTGAGGTTATCAACAAAGTGTCAGAGATGATCTTTGAAGATATACTTTCTGATAAGAGATATCGTTATCCTGCATTCAATGGTAGATATTCATTCTCATTCAATCAGACGGTAGATGATAGACCTTATAAGTCTAACCAGAAATTTGATATAGGACTTCGTGTACTAACTCCCTGGTATGATGGTGGTAATGATGATGCTACTCTCCGCATGATGTCAGGACAAAGTCAGGAAGTAGTAGTGCTTCTTCCAAATGATGCAGCATTCCTTGAAGAACTGATGACCTACCTTAAGATAGAGAAGTTCCTTCGTCTCAACACATCTTCACAGCTTACAAAATATGAAAATATTAAGGAAGCTAAGCGTGTAGAAATGCGTGAGCGTAACTCAAATGCGAAGCTATATCTTACAGAGGCGTTGAAAGATGCAACAATCTATGTAAATGGTGATGTGGCAAATTTGTCATCAAAGGAAGTAACACAAAGAATCAATGAAGCTATCGGCAGACTGGTTCAGACTGTTTATCACAAGCTTTCTTATATCGATACAGCATTTGATGAGACCAATATCAGAAAGATGTTTGCAGCTACTAATCAGTTGAAACTTGACTTGAGTAGCGAAGGTGAAGCTAATCAGCACGCTCTTGCTGATATGCTTAGCTTCATATCTGGTAATACACAGATTCATATTAAGACATCTATGAAGACAATCAAAGATAAATTCATGAGTAAACCTTATGGATTTGTTGAGGATGATGTTCATTGGCTTGTTGCACGCCTTTATAAGCGTGGAGATCTTACTTTTACTGTAAATGGTGCTATTGTAACTACAGTTAATAAGTCTGCAGATGAAATAGTGGATTTTATTGTTAAGAAGCAGTATGTGGATAAGCTTCTCATGGAGGTAAGAGTTCGTGTACCTGAGAAGCATAAGAAGGCAGTTCAGAAAGTCATTAACGAAGTGTTTGGATCTTCACTTGCAACAGAGGATGAAGATAGCGGAATGCGTATATTCCAGAAATATTCTCAGAACAGAATTGCTGAGATGAATACATTGCTTGTAAATTATAATCAGTATGCTTATCCTGGCAAGAAGATTATCGAGTCTGGAAAGAAACTTATGCAGGCTGTTGTACAGATAACTGAACCCCAAGAGTTTTACGAGTATGTATCCAAGCATCAGGACGACTTTTTAGACTACGCGGAGGATTTCGAATCGGTAAAGACATTCTTTGTTGGAGAACAGCAGCAGATATTCATGAGAGCTTTAGATATGCTTGAAATATACGATGACAGTAAGACTTATATTGTAGATGCTGCTTTGGAAGATATTGTTGCTCAAATGAGAGCAATTGTACAGATGGATTCCCCATATAGAGAGATTCCTAAACTTCCTGATCTTAGGAATAAGTTCATGAATGCTTATACAAAAGTTCTTGAAGATGCAGCGGTTCCTGTAAAGCAGTCTATTGAAGATGATAGGGACAGAGTTGTCGAGGTTGTAGATACTAAAGAGTACAAGGACGAAAAGAAGCCTGGATATATCAAGTTATTCGTAGAAATCTGGAATGGTGCGGATACTTGTAACAATGTATCAAGACTTAGAGCTTATGCAGATGAAGCAGGTGCATTAAAGATTAGACTTCTTGATGAGATGAGTGCACTTGATGCTAAGCTTGCAGCTGAGAAAGCAGCGAAGACAGCGCAGCAGCAGAACGAGGCTGGAAGTGATGTTCCTCCTGTTGACGTTGTAATTGATGTGCCAGTAAAGAAGACAAAGAATGTTTCCATCAAGAATGTTGCAAAGACATCTTCGTGGAGAATAGAAAAGGCTGAGGATGTAGATAAATACATTGAGCAGCTTAAGAAGTCATTACTTGATGAATTAAGCGAGAATGACATCGTAAATGTAGAATTTTAA
- a CDS encoding DUF1788 domain-containing protein has translation MEDLSERLDKMEEAIKKPSFRQSSGRANEVNYWVFDYPPERELEVRERIKYMKNRNSKGGEEFELVVFDLYDIIIDFLKENDFLEACYKFEKKKGLDRITKAISNSMKINDDDSLIVQYIKDNTPDNAIVFLTGVGKCFPILRSHKVLNNLHQAFVKAPVVMFFPGIYNEQELILFGEIKDDNYYRAFKLVK, from the coding sequence ATGGAAGATTTATCAGAACGCCTGGACAAGATGGAGGAAGCGATTAAGAAGCCTTCATTTAGACAGAGCAGCGGAAGAGCAAACGAAGTTAATTATTGGGTGTTTGATTATCCACCAGAGCGGGAGCTTGAAGTCAGAGAACGCATCAAGTACATGAAAAACAGAAACTCTAAGGGTGGAGAAGAGTTTGAGCTTGTAGTATTCGACCTTTATGACATTATCATTGATTTTCTTAAAGAAAATGATTTTTTGGAAGCATGTTATAAGTTTGAGAAAAAGAAAGGCTTGGACAGAATTACAAAAGCTATAAGTAATTCCATGAAAATAAATGACGATGATAGCCTGATAGTGCAGTATATAAAGGATAATACGCCTGATAACGCAATTGTGTTTCTTACCGGTGTTGGGAAGTGCTTCCCAATTCTAAGATCGCATAAAGTACTTAACAATTTACACCAGGCATTTGTAAAAGCTCCGGTGGTTATGTTTTTTCCGGGTATCTATAACGAGCAGGAACTAATATTATTTGGAGAGATAAAAGACGATAATTATTATCGCGCATTTAAGTTAGTGAAGTGA
- a CDS encoding DUF1819 family protein, whose amino-acid sequence MKRNKYSAGAVKFSFWFMEFRKEVQMLASGNTFDDIKRLNEEENIFGASTPARAKLIYSTVTARIKSLDESFYTLFLESDVSTQKLFALAGTLAHDTLFFDFVYEVVREKLIIGSNLLTDADINIFFKNKQEQNEDVEKLTEATINRLRRSYKTQLFEAGLLDDNTKSSERQIIKPVLDPVLKHWLDDYGYGQIAKALEGIR is encoded by the coding sequence GTGAAGAGAAATAAATATAGTGCTGGAGCTGTTAAGTTTTCATTTTGGTTCATGGAGTTTAGAAAAGAAGTTCAGATGCTTGCATCTGGAAATACTTTTGATGACATAAAAAGACTTAATGAAGAGGAAAATATTTTTGGTGCTAGTACCCCTGCTAGGGCAAAGTTGATTTATTCAACAGTAACCGCAAGAATAAAATCTTTGGACGAAAGCTTCTATACATTATTTCTTGAAAGTGATGTGTCAACACAGAAACTATTTGCTTTGGCAGGTACACTTGCTCATGACACTTTATTCTTTGATTTTGTTTATGAAGTAGTAAGAGAAAAGCTTATCATCGGAAGCAATCTGCTTACAGATGCGGACATTAACATCTTCTTTAAGAACAAGCAAGAGCAAAATGAGGATGTAGAGAAGCTGACAGAAGCAACGATCAACAGACTAAGAAGAAGCTATAAGACGCAGCTTTTTGAAGCTGGTCTTCTTGATGACAATACCAAGTCATCAGAGAGACAGATAATAAAACCTGTGCTTGATCCAGTATTAAAGCATTGGCTTGATGATTATGGGTATGGACAGATAGCTAAAGCATTGGAGGGTATTAGATAA
- a CDS encoding helix-turn-helix transcriptional regulator, translating to MKVSYNKLWKLLIDREMKKTDLIDAVKTSPNTIAKMSKNENVSMDVITRICEYLNCDVGDIMELIPDNGGNTSEEK from the coding sequence ATGAAAGTAAGTTATAACAAGTTATGGAAACTACTGATTGATCGGGAAATGAAGAAGACTGATTTAATTGATGCAGTCAAAACTAGCCCAAACACAATTGCTAAAATGAGCAAAAATGAGAACGTCTCCATGGATGTTATCACAAGAATCTGTGAATACCTTAATTGTGATGTTGGCGACATAATGGAATTGATTCCAGACAATGGAGGCAACACAAGTGAAGAGAAATAA
- a CDS encoding AAA domain-containing protein has protein sequence MKNFSECPVKLSLPEIIKNGKKINLSFNILSKPGRISTAVVDEIKLADVLGNVYDYEITGACKRNDQNLNNLSFEVTLYNSGMLVFRGSNLIISILTSEGYKFFVKYKISNTDKLVLEDVSSQLMGDDDNDKFDEEISDDEPYNSDDEADEDDESDESEEDYYTDNESEDNHAYDSDYKESYTDHNITSGLHPTILKYRNAILREMYFLKNGGGKKYKITNGTLLSRKNGISTYSFEMEAELYLSDDAPITFESGEREANGLVVSCESFQIIINVDRDFGLSVSQGFISVEPWKLLEAIANNLEYISKSHHIAMKLIDQGPMLSTLNNISSIPRGQDAAIKQALSNDITVIWGPPGTGKTYTMAKIAISAILNNKTVLVVSHSNVSVDGIVKETVAQAKAAGLDNLLEDGQILRYGYVRDGILSKDPNAVAYNYVLGHRPDLKRELERLIEKRKEIKANGDFHTSKGSEVEQKLKEARQNIREAEKYYAEKAKFLATTISKVTVDKTLKHNNYDVVMFDEVSMAYIPQILCAAKKANEKLVLVGDFKQLPPIAQSEAQTTLCEDIFEFLGISKMGNMYAHPWLVMLDEQRRMYPTISEFPNKYIYNSLLKDHESVLTNRDDIISREPLYNNSINMIDLLGTYCATMKNSDNSRFNIVSAIVSFLSALSGEDDGQKSIGIITPYAAQTRLIRAMIQDHKEAEKTSIECSTVHQFQGSQRDVIIFDAVESYPSSRVGFLMGKSMSSVSRLVNVAVTRARGKLVVVANAKYWEMRYGSTGHIFYKLVQYLQNKGNVVSTHEKKLQNYIKQLPDTKKIKNYQDDEEAISAFKKDVNRAKDRIIISIPDGTLYEQYADPVLEAVLEARRNGIRILCKTNGYENLPDSWKELAWASDNAVFPIIMIDDSVMWYGLPKSKGMFKDGNTGFVTVCQTIYRIKGEHTLELIRVFSELELRDLDGNKTALLEKNGLSLGTTSSGKSSNGESDDTGEEATGLGAYVQKHEKCINCRQPMTLMRSKRGKSYLKCKACKETAFLTPEVANEYIDIYQATCPIHKCGVTAKLGPYGLYIRCDYGHYLKPDEI, from the coding sequence ATGAAAAATTTCAGTGAATGTCCAGTAAAGTTATCTCTTCCTGAGATCATAAAGAACGGGAAGAAAATAAATCTGAGCTTTAATATTCTATCAAAACCAGGACGCATAAGTACTGCTGTTGTAGATGAAATAAAATTGGCAGATGTATTAGGGAATGTTTATGATTATGAAATTACTGGTGCTTGTAAGAGAAATGATCAGAACTTAAATAATTTATCATTTGAAGTAACTCTCTATAATAGCGGTATGCTTGTGTTTAGGGGATCTAATTTAATAATCTCCATATTAACTTCGGAAGGTTACAAATTCTTTGTAAAATATAAAATAAGTAATACTGATAAGCTTGTCTTAGAAGATGTATCATCACAGCTAATGGGCGATGATGATAATGACAAGTTCGACGAAGAAATCTCAGATGACGAACCGTACAATTCAGACGACGAAGCTGATGAAGATGACGAATCTGATGAGTCCGAAGAAGACTACTATACAGACAATGAGTCTGAAGATAATCACGCCTATGATTCAGATTATAAAGAATCATATACTGACCACAACATAACCTCCGGCCTTCATCCAACAATCCTTAAATACAGAAATGCCATCTTAAGAGAAATGTATTTTCTTAAAAATGGCGGTGGAAAGAAATATAAAATCACAAACGGAACGCTTCTCAGCAGAAAGAACGGAATCAGTACATATAGCTTTGAAATGGAAGCAGAGCTATATTTATCTGATGATGCTCCAATCACCTTTGAATCTGGTGAAAGAGAAGCAAATGGTCTCGTAGTATCTTGCGAAAGTTTCCAAATAATCATAAATGTAGATCGAGATTTCGGCCTGTCTGTCAGTCAAGGCTTTATTTCTGTTGAGCCTTGGAAGCTGCTTGAAGCCATTGCCAATAATCTTGAATACATTTCTAAAAGCCATCATATTGCAATGAAACTTATCGATCAAGGCCCGATGCTTTCTACACTTAATAATATCTCTTCAATCCCTAGAGGACAGGATGCTGCAATTAAGCAAGCCCTGAGTAATGACATAACAGTAATATGGGGACCACCCGGAACAGGCAAGACATATACCATGGCTAAGATTGCAATTAGCGCAATCTTAAATAATAAAACTGTTCTTGTCGTATCTCATAGTAATGTATCCGTAGATGGAATTGTAAAAGAGACTGTAGCACAGGCAAAGGCAGCAGGACTTGATAACCTGTTAGAAGACGGTCAGATACTCAGATATGGATATGTTAGAGATGGAATACTATCCAAAGATCCCAACGCGGTTGCTTATAACTATGTCCTTGGACATAGACCCGACCTGAAAAGAGAGTTAGAAAGGCTGATTGAAAAGAGAAAAGAGATAAAAGCAAATGGCGATTTCCATACATCAAAAGGCAGTGAAGTAGAACAGAAGTTAAAGGAAGCACGCCAAAATATAAGAGAAGCAGAGAAGTACTATGCAGAAAAAGCAAAATTTCTTGCTACAACTATATCTAAAGTTACTGTAGATAAGACACTCAAACATAATAATTATGACGTAGTAATGTTTGATGAGGTCAGTATGGCATATATACCTCAAATACTATGTGCTGCAAAGAAAGCTAACGAAAAGCTTGTTCTTGTAGGTGATTTCAAGCAGCTTCCGCCAATTGCACAGTCCGAAGCGCAGACAACTCTTTGTGAAGATATATTTGAATTCCTGGGCATCTCAAAAATGGGAAATATGTACGCGCATCCCTGGCTTGTAATGCTGGATGAGCAGCGCAGAATGTATCCAACAATATCCGAGTTCCCTAACAAGTATATTTATAATAGCCTTCTCAAAGATCATGAATCTGTATTAACAAACAGAGATGACATTATAAGTCGAGAACCCTTATATAATAACTCGATAAACATGATAGATCTACTAGGAACATATTGCGCCACTATGAAAAATAGCGATAATTCACGCTTTAACATAGTTAGTGCCATAGTTTCATTCCTTAGTGCACTTAGTGGTGAGGATGATGGACAGAAATCCATCGGAATCATCACACCTTATGCTGCTCAGACAAGACTTATAAGAGCAATGATACAGGATCATAAAGAAGCTGAAAAAACTTCTATAGAATGCTCAACAGTACATCAGTTCCAGGGCTCTCAGCGTGATGTTATTATTTTTGATGCGGTAGAAAGCTATCCCTCTTCCAGAGTTGGATTCCTTATGGGTAAAAGTATGAGCTCAGTATCAAGACTTGTTAATGTTGCAGTCACAAGAGCCCGCGGAAAGCTTGTCGTTGTAGCTAATGCAAAGTATTGGGAGATGCGATATGGAAGTACTGGACACATTTTCTACAAACTGGTTCAGTACCTTCAGAATAAGGGAAATGTGGTTTCTACACATGAAAAGAAGCTTCAGAACTATATAAAGCAGTTACCTGATACTAAAAAAATCAAAAACTATCAAGATGATGAAGAAGCAATCAGTGCCTTTAAAAAGGATGTAAATAGGGCCAAAGATAGGATCATCATTTCTATTCCTGATGGCACGTTATATGAACAATATGCAGATCCGGTCTTAGAAGCTGTGTTAGAAGCTAGAAGAAACGGAATAAGAATACTGTGTAAGACTAATGGATATGAAAACTTGCCAGATAGTTGGAAGGAACTAGCCTGGGCTTCTGATAACGCAGTGTTCCCCATTATCATGATTGACGACAGCGTTATGTGGTATGGCCTGCCCAAATCTAAAGGAATGTTCAAAGATGGTAATACCGGATTCGTTACAGTATGTCAGACTATTTATAGAATAAAAGGTGAGCATACATTAGAGCTTATCAGGGTGTTCTCTGAGCTTGAACTTAGAGATCTGGATGGTAATAAAACCGCGCTTCTGGAAAAAAATGGATTATCTTTAGGAACAACTTCATCTGGTAAATCTTCAAATGGTGAAAGCGATGATACAGGCGAAGAAGCAACTGGACTTGGCGCATATGTACAAAAACATGAGAAGTGCATTAATTGCAGACAGCCTATGACTCTGATGAGAAGTAAACGTGGAAAGAGTTATCTAAAGTGCAAAGCATGCAAAGAAACAGCATTTCTTACTCCAGAAGTTGCAAATGAATATATAGATATTTACCAAGCTACCTGTCCGATTCATAAATGTGGAGTAACTGCCAAACTTGGACCATACGGATTGTATATAAGGTGTGATTATGGTCATTATTTGAAGCCGGATGAAATATGA
- a CDS encoding DEAD/DEAH box helicase, which produces MIPYALFNSKIIFEPFQYKPFFEFFENTDKDLYIADEVGVGKTIEAGIIISELINADRDKKWVIESLNDVHAPKILILAPPAMCAQWKEELESKFMLRVYDAYSTSLGMSYNAQIVVYAESWQQLAKIEDDENQYDLLVVDEVHNFRNQYTENPFTKIKKESIRYKALQKICKRAKRKIFMSATPIFNKQADFKNEIEFLTPDFSITASTKSVSKCLDFQPRIESVLVNLNEPEMQLYKKVKLFDEINPLTKSAVYLHEGCSSMPCLAKTLIEAPEKFINSIFIDNELITDSYYRKVKDDILELIENEDYEEINEMKITSNDPVVWGILAAFLEKLDLKTYGDKYLADKNNVDDSKLKQLDLVVETKLTKENGYAMNKKHIVIFAHYIATCNYIYEHFDTKYDDTKIFLATGENTKQEIDRSITEFKETCVNDQVDSIMICSDVCREGKNMQECQVLINYDLPFSPSVIQQRIGRIDRNGQRHTPLVFNLICNVDNDIHTYYEIIFEKIRIINGTAGICGIDVLRETNEIMQEQVLEEWKASAQKEKYKNDMSPLQNSYLKYLRKEKRTTSLLAHSKNEIDKEIENVSNYSDDEVMEKMRHILFTVPNDELKAMREEAHCVGKREIAGKLFDKTFDENMDLRPYFIDYIKKELVPFIEKSIIKYDDSDDVYEVDISDVKEEFYKAIASKQLFTCFSNVEDPDGQKGTGDMYYDEFQVVFNTAVYKEVGNTEHNNGKSTADFESAVGDSFDNVYVPLTPFSEVLRQCL; this is translated from the coding sequence ATGATTCCTTATGCACTGTTTAATTCAAAAATAATATTCGAGCCTTTTCAATATAAACCATTCTTCGAATTCTTTGAAAATACTGACAAAGATCTCTATATTGCTGACGAAGTCGGCGTTGGTAAGACAATTGAGGCAGGAATAATTATATCTGAGTTAATAAACGCGGATAGAGACAAAAAATGGGTCATAGAATCCTTAAACGATGTTCATGCACCGAAAATACTAATTTTGGCTCCTCCAGCTATGTGTGCGCAGTGGAAAGAAGAGCTGGAGAGTAAGTTTATGCTCCGCGTGTATGATGCTTACTCTACAAGTCTTGGAATGAGTTATAATGCGCAGATTGTTGTTTATGCTGAAAGTTGGCAACAGCTTGCCAAGATTGAAGATGATGAGAATCAGTATGATCTTCTTGTGGTTGACGAAGTTCATAACTTTAGAAATCAGTATACAGAGAATCCATTTACAAAGATAAAGAAGGAAAGCATACGGTACAAAGCTTTACAGAAGATATGCAAGCGCGCGAAAAGAAAGATTTTTATGAGCGCTACTCCAATATTTAATAAGCAGGCAGATTTTAAAAATGAGATAGAATTCTTGACACCGGATTTTTCTATAACAGCAAGCACAAAGTCAGTTTCTAAATGTTTAGACTTTCAACCTAGAATTGAGTCTGTTCTTGTAAATCTTAATGAGCCAGAAATGCAGTTATATAAAAAAGTAAAGCTGTTTGACGAAATAAATCCGCTAACGAAGTCTGCTGTATATTTGCATGAAGGATGTAGTAGTATGCCTTGCCTTGCCAAGACTCTTATTGAGGCGCCGGAAAAGTTTATTAATTCAATATTCATAGATAATGAGCTTATTACAGATTCCTACTATAGGAAGGTCAAAGACGATATTTTGGAGTTGATAGAAAATGAAGACTATGAAGAAATTAATGAAATGAAGATAACTTCTAATGATCCAGTCGTTTGGGGAATACTTGCCGCATTCCTGGAAAAATTAGATTTAAAAACGTATGGAGATAAGTATCTGGCAGACAAAAATAATGTAGATGATTCGAAGCTAAAGCAACTGGATCTTGTTGTTGAAACAAAATTGACAAAAGAAAATGGCTACGCAATGAACAAAAAGCATATAGTAATTTTTGCGCATTATATTGCTACCTGTAACTATATTTATGAACATTTTGATACAAAGTATGATGACACAAAAATCTTTCTTGCTACCGGCGAAAATACCAAGCAGGAAATAGATAGAAGTATTACTGAATTTAAAGAAACATGTGTAAATGATCAGGTTGATTCAATTATGATCTGCAGTGATGTATGTAGAGAAGGTAAGAATATGCAGGAATGTCAGGTGCTTATCAATTATGATCTTCCCTTTTCGCCGTCCGTTATTCAGCAGAGAATTGGTCGAATCGATAGAAACGGACAGCGACACACACCATTAGTGTTTAATCTTATCTGTAATGTAGATAATGACATTCATACCTATTATGAAATAATTTTTGAAAAGATAAGGATCATCAATGGAACAGCTGGTATTTGTGGCATAGATGTATTGAGAGAAACCAATGAAATCATGCAGGAACAGGTTTTGGAAGAGTGGAAAGCATCTGCCCAAAAAGAAAAATATAAAAATGACATGTCACCGCTTCAAAACTCATATTTAAAGTACTTGCGTAAAGAAAAGCGCACTACATCATTACTTGCTCACTCAAAGAATGAGATAGATAAGGAGATTGAGAATGTTTCTAACTATTCCGATGATGAAGTAATGGAAAAAATGCGACATATATTATTCACAGTTCCGAATGATGAACTAAAGGCTATGCGTGAGGAAGCACACTGCGTAGGAAAAAGAGAAATTGCAGGAAAACTCTTTGATAAGACTTTTGATGAAAACATGGATCTTAGGCCATACTTTATAGACTACATAAAGAAAGAATTAGTCCCTTTTATAGAAAAATCTATTATTAAGTATGATGACAGCGATGATGTTTATGAAGTGGATATATCTGATGTAAAAGAAGAATTTTATAAAGCGATTGCTTCGAAACAGTTGTTTACATGCTTCTCTAACGTCGAAGATCCTGACGGCCAAAAAGGAACAGGAGATATGTACTATGATGAGTTTCAAGTAGTGTTTAATACAGCTGTTTACAAAGAGGTAGGAAATACAGAACACAATAATGGAAAATCAACAGCAGATTTTGAATCAGCTGTTGGAGATAGTTTTGATAATGTATATGTTCCGTTAACACCATTTTCTGAAGTGCTTAGGCAATGCCTTTGA